From Panicum hallii strain FIL2 chromosome 2, PHallii_v3.1, whole genome shotgun sequence, a single genomic window includes:
- the LOC112880471 gene encoding probable WRKY transcription factor 30 codes for MEMSGGGGRVVVELSQIKDLVRQLEGHLGGSQTQEHCRLLASQISSLTEHSISLITSYCSLDGGWKRPAADAAAPSPLSDASDAPFKATKKRKMTEKLKERVSSAAGSDVPADDGHSWRKYGQKEILGAKHPRGYYRCTHRHSQGCAATKQVQRADEDPALFDVFYIGTHTCVQSGGAAAAAGQAAAAAQAPEHNPGVHTLLQSLSSSLTVKTEGLIAAPDQEAPQGWAATAPFCLSSTAASGWCPAPERSPFCAPSTSENWGAAPATSDSNQHASCSFPPFELIAGDVQFEFSEVMSALVDVPSEFHDDFDVASFFS; via the exons ATGGagatgagcggcggcggcggccgagtgGTGGTGGAGCTGAGCCAAATCAAGGACCTGGTGAGGCAGCTGGAGGGGCACCTGGGAGGCTCGCAGACGCAGGAGCATTGCAGGCTCCTGGCCTCGCAGATCTCCTCCCTCACCGAGCACTCCATCAGCCTGATCACCTCCTATTGCAGCCTCGACGGCGGCTggaagcggccggcggcagatGCGGCGGCGCCAAGCCCGCTCAGCGACGCCTCCGACGCGCCCTTCAAGGCCACCAAGAAGAG GAAGATGACGGAGAAGTTGAAGGAGAGGGTGAGCTCGGCCGCAGGCAGCGACGTCCCGGCCGACGACGGCCACAGCTGGAGGAAGTACGGCCAGAAGGAGATCCTTGGAGCCAAGCACCCAAG GGGCTACTACCGCTGCACGCACCGCCACTCCCAGGGATGCGCGGCGACGAAGCAGGTGCAGCGCGCTGACGAGGACCCGGCGCTCTTCGACGTCTTCTACATCGGCACGCACACCTGCGTCCAGAgcgggggggcggcggcggcggcaggccaggccgccgcggccgcgcagGCGCCGGAGCACAACCCGGGCGTCCACAccctgctgcagagcctgagctcCAGCCTGACGGTGAAGACCGAGGGGCTGATCGCGGCGCCGGATCAGGAGGCGCCGCAGGGCTGGGCCGCCACCGCGCCCTTCTGCCTCTcctcgacggcggcgagcgggtGGTGCCCGGCGCCGGAGCGCAGCCCGTTCTGCGCGCCGTCGACGTCCGAGAACtggggcgcggcgccggcgacctCGGACTCCAACCAGCACGCCTCCTGCTCCTTCCCGCCCTTCGAGCTCATCGCCGGCGACGTGCAGTTCGAGTTCAGCGAAGTGATGTCCGCGCTCGTCGACGTCCCCAGCGAGTTCCACGACGACTTCGACGTCGCGAGCTTCTTCTCGTGA